CGCGCCGGAGATCCTGGCGGCCTTGGCGCGCGCGGCCGAGGGGACGGCCTCCTCGTACGGGGCCGACCCGTACACCGCGCGGCTGGAAGCGGCGCTGGCCGAACTGTTCGAAACGAAGGTGGCCGCATTCCCGGTGGCGACCGGCACGGCCGCCAATTCCCTGGCGCTCGCCTCGATCTGTCCGCCCTGGGGGGCGGTCTACGCGCACGAGTCCAGCCACGTGATGGTGGACGAGTGCGGTGCGCCCGAGATGTACACGGCGGGCGCCAAACTGGTCGGCCTGCCCGGTGCCGACGGCAAGATCACCGCCGCGGACCTGGACCGGGCCGCCGGCCGCTGGCCGCGCGGGGCCGTGCACCATGTGCAGGCCGCGGCCGTGTCGCTGACCCAGGCGACCGAGGCCGGCACCTGTTACCGGCCGGACGAGGTGGCCGTCATCAGCGAGGTGGCGCGGCACCACGGGATGCGCGTCCACATGGACGGGGCGCGGTTCGCCAATGCGGTGGCGTGGCTCGGCCGGTCGCCGGCCGACGTGACGTGGCGGGCCGGCGTGGATGTCCTGTCCTTCGGCGCCACCAAGAACGGCGCCCTGGCGGCCGAGGTGGTGGTGTTCTTCAAGCCCGAACTGGCGGCGGAGTTCCAGTTCCGACGCAAGCGGGCGGGGCACCTGTTCTCGAAGATGCGGTTCCTGTCGGCGCAGTTGGACGCCTATCTGGCGGACGGGCTGTGGCTGCGCCTGGCCCGCCACGCCAACCTGATGGCCGCCCGCCTCGCCGAGGGGCTGGCGGCGATCCCCGGCGTGCGTCTGGCCTATCCGGTGGAGGCGAACGAGGTGTTCGCCGAGCTGCCGGAGCGCATGATCGAAGGGCTGCAGGCCCGCGGGTTCGTGTTCTACCGGTGGGAAGGCCGGGTCGTCCGTCTGGTGACGGCGTTCAACACCGAGGCCGGATCGGTGGACGCCCTGTTGGACGCCGCCCGCAGCATGGCCCCCAACGACGACGGGCGTGCCGCCGGATGAGCCGGTGACGATTGTTCTTGCGGCCGGCGCGGCGAAACGCTATATCGCCGCTCCGGCCTTCGTCCCGTTCGTCTAGAGGCCTAGGACACCGCCCTCTCACGGCGGCGACAGGGGTTCAAATCCCCTACGGGACGCCAACGGTTTCAAGGGGTACAGAGGCCCCCCACCTCGGCAGCCGGACAACTTCCCCAACTGTTCCCCAAAACCGGTCGCGGACACGGGTAGGCGCTGATTGCGGCCAAGACGCGGCGGCCGGTCAGGGTGATCGCGACCGCACGCCACTGGCAGGATATGCACCGCCTGCTAAGCGAGCCCGACGACGAGGCCACCAAACAGGCTTACCGGCGATGCTGGAAGGTTGAGGCCGCGATGTCCATCGCCAAGCGGCGCTGGAGCGGGGCTCCGTCGGTGCGCACCGATCCGACCCAGCGCCCACACCCCCAGGGGGGTGGGCTACAGCCTCAACTGCCTTGTCCTGCTTGGACAATTCGCCTGAGCTTTCCGACGGGGCACGGCGCGCCAAGTCGGATAAAACCCTCCAGGAAATAGGGTTGTGAATGGGGTTTTGCTAATCCATAAAAGGTTGTGCATCTGGTATGGTGTGGGTGGTTCGATGGAAAGGCGTGTGCGTGACCCGGTCCACGGTCTGATTGTGTTCGAAAGTGACAATCGGATCGATCCGTTGGCGTGGTCTCTCATAGACACACCGGAGTTCCAGCGTCTGCGCCGCATCCGGCAACTCGGGGTGTCTGAGTTCACCTTTCCCGGCGCCGTTCACACCCGCTTTGCCCATTCCATCGGCGTTTTCCACACCGCAAGAATGCTTGTCCGCATCATCGAACGGGAGATGAGTCGCCTCGACAAGCCGTACGAACCTGAGAAGGCCGAGGTGGCCCTGATTGCGGCGCTACTGCACGATCTCGGGCACGGACCGTTCAGCCACACGTTCGAGGGGGTGCAGGAGTCCCGCGGCGTCAAGCGGCGGCACGAGAAATGGACGGCGGACATCATCCGCAACCCCAAGGGACGGATACGACCGCTTCTGGAGGCTCACCGGGTCGGATTTGCGGACCAGGTTGCGGCCCTCTTGGAGAAGGAGGATCCGGAGGACATCTACCACGCCGTCGTATCCAGCTCGTTCGACGCCGACCGGCTGGACTATCTACGCCGCGACAAGCTGATGACCGGCACCGGCGCCGGCGGCCTGGATTTCGACTGGCTGATCGCCAACGTGCAAGTCGCGGAGATCGAGCTGGACGCGCCGGACGAAAACGGGGGCGGGGCACGCAAAGTGCTGACCTTCTGCCTGATGAAGAAGGCGCTCCCGGCCGCGGAGCAGTTTCTCCTCGCGCGCTACACTCTTCACCAGCAGGTTTATTTCCACAAGACGACCCGGTGTGTGGAGCACATGATTGGAAAGCTCCTCCGCGCCGTTGCACGTCTTGCCTGCGGCAAAGCGAGCGAGCGCACGAAGAGCGGCCTCCGGAACGACCATCCGCTGCTCCGATTCTTCGCCAAGGGTGGCGATACCGTCGAGAACTACCTCGCGTTGGACGATGCACTCATCTTGGGATCGCTTGATGCCCTGGCGCGGGCGGGCGATCCCATCGTTTCCGACATCGCCACGCGCTTGAAGGAACGGAATCTGTACAAAACCCTCGACATCGCCGAGTTCGGAGAGGATGGGGGGCGACAGCGGGGGGTGCTGCGACGTATCAAGGAGCGGTTTAAGGATCAGATGGCGGACGAGACGGTTCTACTCGACGAGAAGGCGGCGATCGGCATCTACGCGGAAATCGGGGGCGACGAGGAGAGGATGCACAAGAAGCTGCACATCCTTGACGCTGGCCGGCCCGTTGAGATCAGCCGATTGTCCCGCCTCGTCGAAACGCTCGAACCGAAGAAGCAATTCACGCGACTGTACTTCGCCAATTCGGCCGAAAGAGACGCCGCCCGCACCCAGGGAAGGACCGCATGACCGACACGCCCGAGGACCACGTTGCTGAGATTGTCCGCGCGGCGGGAGGCCGCTTGGTCAGCCGCATCCGCATGCAGAAGATCGCGTACCTGCTCGACCAGCTCGGCGCCCGAAGTGGGTTCGACTATGCCTATCACCACTATGGTCCCTATTCGCGGGACCTCGATAGCGCGATCCTTGATGCCACCGAATTCGAGGTGGTGGAGGAAAAGTTTGAGCGTCGTAAATCGGATGGGGCGCGCTACAGCGTCTTCACGGCCGTCGGTGACTCGAACAGCTATGCGTTCAAGCACCTGAAGGATGAGAGGCTTCGCGAGCTGGTAAGGCGGTGGGCATCGACCAACATCACCGTGCTCGAACTTGCCGCGACGGCGCACTGGCTTTCCGAGGCCGAGAAGGTCGAGGACTGGGAGACCGAAATACACCGCCGCAAGGGATCGAAGACACAGAACGGTCGGCTGGAGGAAGCGAAGCGGCTGCTCGCCGAGGTTGGATTGCCGCCGGCGACCGCGGTCGCGTGAGAGGGGAGGGTGTTAACCCTCCTTTCCAAATACCTTAGCCTGTGCGCCGAGCGGGGTGAGCGGCCCGAAATCCCGACCCGCCGCATCGCGGGCGGGCCGGGAGCAGGGCAAGCCCTCAGAACGACACGTGGACTTGCAAAACGATCCCCCCGGCGCGGTCCGACGCGGTCACCGGCACGCGGTAGCCGAAATCGACCTGCACATAGCTGGCCGGCGCGCGGTGGGCGGTTTCGCGGAACCAGTAGCGCAGGGACAGGCCGGGCCCGATGCCGGCGGCAAAGGGCATGGGTTCCGCCTGATCGTAGGAAAGCCCGGCACCCAGGTACGCCGACCCCGTGAGCGTTTGCGAGCCGAACAGCTTGGTTGTCAGGCCGTACCGCGCTTCGGCCGAGAACAGCGCCCGCTCCTGTTGCAGGTAATAGCCGGCCTCGGCGTAGTGCTGTTCGAACGTCCAGGTCTGTTCGACGGGGTTCAGGTCGAGGCCGAAGCCGCCCGAATAGCCCGCCCGGACCAGCCAATCGCTGGTGGCCGCGTCGCCGAAGGCGATGTGGCGCTCGGCGGCCAGCACGAGGTTGAGGTCGGCCAACGGCTTGTACCGAACGCCGACCGCGCCCAGCAGGGAGTCCGTCCCCGGTGCGGGGCTGCCGGCGCCGGGCGCGTCGTTGGACAGGCGGGCATAGGCCTGGAACACCCGCCCGTCCTGGAAGCCGAACCATTCCGGCTGCCAGTACCCTTCCAGGATGAGCTGGGCCGCCGTGCCGCCCCCGGCGTCGCTCCGGCCCGTGCGCCAGGCGTAGCCGCCGGTCAGGCCGAATTCCCGCACCAGCGTATCCACCTCGCGGCGCAGGCCGAATTCCGCCATCGGGTCCAGAACGGCCGATCCGGCGCCGCGGTAGCCGTCCAATGCGGCGGTGAACCGTCCG
This sequence is a window from Azospirillaceae bacterium. Protein-coding genes within it:
- a CDS encoding HD domain-containing protein, whose product is MRDPVHGLIVFESDNRIDPLAWSLIDTPEFQRLRRIRQLGVSEFTFPGAVHTRFAHSIGVFHTARMLVRIIEREMSRLDKPYEPEKAEVALIAALLHDLGHGPFSHTFEGVQESRGVKRRHEKWTADIIRNPKGRIRPLLEAHRVGFADQVAALLEKEDPEDIYHAVVSSSFDADRLDYLRRDKLMTGTGAGGLDFDWLIANVQVAEIELDAPDENGGGARKVLTFCLMKKALPAAEQFLLARYTLHQQVYFHKTTRCVEHMIGKLLRAVARLACGKASERTKSGLRNDHPLLRFFAKGGDTVENYLALDDALILGSLDALARAGDPIVSDIATRLKERNLYKTLDIAEFGEDGGRQRGVLRRIKERFKDQMADETVLLDEKAAIGIYAEIGGDEERMHKKLHILDAGRPVEISRLSRLVETLEPKKQFTRLYFANSAERDAARTQGRTA
- a CDS encoding low specificity L-threonine aldolase, coding for MNFASDNVAGAAPEILAALARAAEGTASSYGADPYTARLEAALAELFETKVAAFPVATGTAANSLALASICPPWGAVYAHESSHVMVDECGAPEMYTAGAKLVGLPGADGKITAADLDRAAGRWPRGAVHHVQAAAVSLTQATEAGTCYRPDEVAVISEVARHHGMRVHMDGARFANAVAWLGRSPADVTWRAGVDVLSFGATKNGALAAEVVVFFKPELAAEFQFRRKRAGHLFSKMRFLSAQLDAYLADGLWLRLARHANLMAARLAEGLAAIPGVRLAYPVEANEVFAELPERMIEGLQARGFVFYRWEGRVVRLVTAFNTEAGSVDALLDAARSMAPNDDGRAAG